A region of Marnyiella aurantia DNA encodes the following proteins:
- the rplU gene encoding 50S ribosomal protein L21, producing MFAIVEIAGLQYKVEQDQKLFVNRLKGEKGDKVSFDKVLLTVNGSTTVGAPAVSGITVDIEILDHVQADKVIIFKKKRRKGYAKKNGHRQQLTQIIVTGITGFEGEKKTKKAEPKAKKEAAATEEAKATNDSATAE from the coding sequence ATGTTTGCAATTGTAGAAATAGCAGGGCTTCAATACAAAGTTGAGCAAGACCAGAAGTTGTTTGTAAACCGTTTGAAAGGTGAAAAAGGAGACAAGGTATCTTTTGATAAAGTTCTTCTTACCGTAAACGGTTCAACAACAGTAGGCGCCCCGGCTGTAAGCGGTATCACAGTGGATATCGAAATTTTAGACCACGTTCAGGCGGACAAGGTAATCATCTTCAAGAAGAAAAGAAGAAAAGGTTATGCTAAAAAGAACGGTCACAGACAACAGCTTACTCAAATCATCGTAACCGGTATCACTGGTTTCGAAGGTGAGAAAAAGACGAAGAAAGCTGAGCCTAAAGCAAAAAAAGAAGCTGCAGCAACTGAAGAAGCTAAAGCAACAAACGACAGCGCAACAGCTGAATAA
- a CDS encoding aminotransferase class IV: MSLFLESIKILNGEIVLPELHQKRVNSTFSHFGISDNVNLEEISDGIRLPGEGLFKLRIIYGLDQSYNFEIIPYTSPKISDFLLVENDEIDYTFKSADRKELEVMKSKANGAEIIIVKNSRLTDTSYSNLLFLKDNVWFTPESFLLNGVQRQHLLHSGKIRETDITMDTLKYFSHFKLINSMNDFDDALVYPLSRIRNLS; this comes from the coding sequence ATGTCCCTGTTCCTTGAAAGTATAAAAATCCTGAACGGCGAAATAGTTCTGCCTGAGCTGCATCAGAAAAGGGTCAACAGTACATTTTCTCATTTTGGGATAAGTGATAATGTAAATCTGGAAGAGATTAGTGACGGAATACGCTTGCCAGGTGAAGGTCTTTTTAAACTTCGAATTATTTACGGTCTGGACCAGTCTTATAATTTCGAGATCATTCCCTACACCAGCCCTAAAATCAGTGATTTTTTACTTGTAGAGAATGATGAAATAGATTACACTTTTAAGTCCGCTGACCGAAAGGAGCTTGAAGTAATGAAAAGTAAGGCGAACGGTGCGGAAATTATCATCGTAAAGAATAGCCGCCTTACTGACACTTCCTATTCCAACTTGCTTTTTTTGAAAGATAACGTGTGGTTTACACCGGAATCATTCCTGCTGAACGGCGTACAGCGGCAGCATCTGCTTCATTCAGGAAAGATCAGGGAAACTGACATCACAATGGATACCCTCAAATATTTTTCACATTTCAAGCTCATTAACTCAATGAATGATTTTGATGACGCTTTGGTCTACCCGCTTTCGCGCATCCGGAATCTTTCCTGA
- the rpmA gene encoding 50S ribosomal protein L27, protein MAHKKGVGSSKNGRESHSKRLGVKIFGGQAAIAGNIIVRQRGTQHHPGENVGMGKDHTLHALVDGKVVFRKKQNNRSFVSIEPNA, encoded by the coding sequence ATGGCACACAAAAAAGGAGTTGGTAGTTCCAAAAACGGTAGAGAATCGCATTCCAAGAGACTGGGTGTAAAGATTTTCGGAGGACAGGCAGCGATTGCCGGAAACATTATTGTAAGACAGAGAGGTACTCAGCACCACCCGGGTGAAAACGTGGGTATGGGTAAGGACCACACTCTTCATGCACTTGTAGACGGAAAGGTTGTCTTCAGAAAGAAGCAAAACAACAGATCATTTGTATCTATTGAGCCTAACGCATAA
- the menD gene encoding 2-succinyl-5-enolpyruvyl-6-hydroxy-3-cyclohexene-1-carboxylic-acid synthase — MKQYSSKHSIQILAHLLKEYGIHNIVISPGSRNAPLAIHFSETDGFNCYSITDERSAGFVGLGMAKSEKMPVAVTCTSGSAAANYYPAVTEAFYQNIPLLVLTADRPSDYVDIFDGQTIRQKDIFQQHSYGDFQLLEDDRENADDENYGLIKKAIEICIEKQGPVHINIPLAEPLYELVAEFPVYPSVEKTVHRKGYDLSPALVAEWNLARRVLILVGTRDYSDELQMQLSQLVKNHSAVVLTEANSNLNNDKFFSHIDRYVFKFEEEDFKLYAPDLLITVGQNVVSKKVKQFLRKAKTKSHWHIDEVWQPDTYFTLTQKMETKAEVFFGKLLNHVKLEPQPYYNLWDVLRDKRDAKHQQYCADAPFSDFKLFEILSLKIPQNYHIHISNSSAIRYAQLFNFQQFRIHCNRGTSGIDGSTSTAMGYAMRNESPTLLVTGEVSFLYDINGLWNQYIPPYTRIIVFNNGGGDIFRIIPGPSSTNALDEFILTKHQRNAELLAKNFGFAYTRVDEEDTLLRVLDNFFNPDTKPKILEVDTSQIGNAEILKSYFEFLA, encoded by the coding sequence ATGAAACAATACTCCTCCAAACACAGCATACAGATTTTAGCCCACCTACTGAAAGAATACGGAATTCATAATATCGTGATTTCACCAGGTTCCCGCAATGCACCGCTGGCTATCCATTTTTCGGAAACAGACGGCTTCAACTGTTACAGCATCACAGATGAAAGGAGTGCAGGATTCGTAGGGTTGGGTATGGCCAAGAGCGAAAAAATGCCTGTGGCCGTGACCTGTACAAGTGGATCTGCGGCAGCCAATTATTACCCCGCGGTTACGGAAGCATTTTATCAGAACATTCCTCTGTTGGTTCTCACTGCAGACCGGCCTTCGGATTATGTAGATATTTTTGACGGGCAGACTATCCGCCAAAAAGACATTTTCCAGCAGCATTCCTATGGTGATTTCCAACTTCTGGAGGATGACCGGGAGAATGCTGATGATGAAAATTATGGTCTAATAAAGAAGGCAATTGAAATCTGTATTGAAAAACAAGGCCCGGTGCACATTAACATACCGTTGGCCGAGCCTTTATATGAACTGGTAGCGGAATTCCCTGTTTATCCCTCTGTGGAGAAAACTGTACATCGTAAAGGCTACGACCTCTCGCCCGCTTTAGTGGCAGAATGGAACCTCGCGCGCAGAGTGCTGATCCTTGTGGGAACACGTGATTATAGTGATGAATTACAGATGCAGCTGAGCCAACTGGTGAAGAACCACAGCGCCGTGGTGCTTACAGAAGCTAATTCCAATCTTAACAATGACAAGTTTTTCAGTCATATAGACCGTTACGTATTTAAATTTGAAGAAGAAGACTTCAAGCTATATGCCCCTGATCTCCTGATCACTGTAGGTCAGAACGTAGTTTCCAAAAAGGTGAAGCAGTTCCTGAGAAAGGCTAAAACAAAAAGTCACTGGCATATTGATGAGGTATGGCAGCCTGACACCTATTTTACCTTAACCCAAAAGATGGAGACAAAGGCTGAGGTGTTTTTTGGCAAACTGCTGAACCATGTAAAACTGGAACCTCAACCTTACTATAATCTCTGGGATGTCCTAAGAGATAAGCGCGATGCGAAGCATCAACAATATTGCGCGGACGCTCCCTTTTCGGATTTCAAACTTTTTGAAATTCTTTCACTTAAAATCCCGCAAAACTATCATATACACATCAGTAACAGTTCTGCCATCAGGTATGCACAGCTGTTTAACTTCCAGCAGTTCCGCATCCACTGCAACCGCGGGACCAGCGGCATAGACGGCAGTACGTCCACCGCTATGGGCTACGCGATGCGCAATGAAAGCCCGACATTACTGGTAACGGGTGAGGTGAGCTTCCTGTATGATATAAATGGTTTGTGGAACCAGTACATCCCACCCTACACGAGGATAATCGTATTCAATAACGGTGGCGGCGATATTTTCAGAATCATTCCCGGACCCAGCTCCACAAATGCTCTGGACGAATTTATCCTGACCAAACACCAAAGAAACGCAGAACTTTTAGCCAAAAACTTTGGATTTGCTTACACCAGAGTGGATGAGGAAGATACGCTTTTGCGTGTGCTGGATAACTTTTTTAACCCAGACACCAAACCGAAAATCCTGGAGGTGGACACATCGCAGATTGGAAACGCGGAGATCCTGAAAAGCTATTTTGAATTTCTTGCTTAA
- a CDS encoding nitrilase-related carbon-nitrogen hydrolase has protein sequence MKISGLNLDISWKDKKENFTKIVEGFKDVAADIYLLPEMFATGFCMEPAEIADRSGETLRWMQKFAREKNAAVCGSVSVEDAGNYYNRMYFVKPDGSWEKYDKRHLFSFSGEDKVYTAGKDRVVVNYKGFRILLQVCYDLRFPVFSRNNNDYDLALYLANWPEKRVTAWEHLLKARAIENLSGVFGLNRIGTDGNDLVYTESSHAFFADGTELSTKEGNIISAEFDLTELQDFRSHFRFLDDRDSFSINS, from the coding sequence ATGAAAATATCAGGTCTGAATCTGGACATCAGCTGGAAAGATAAGAAGGAGAACTTCACAAAGATTGTTGAAGGGTTTAAAGATGTTGCTGCGGACATATACCTCCTGCCGGAAATGTTTGCTACTGGTTTCTGTATGGAACCTGCTGAGATTGCGGACCGCAGCGGTGAGACTTTACGCTGGATGCAGAAATTTGCCCGCGAAAAAAACGCTGCTGTATGCGGAAGTGTCTCGGTAGAAGATGCCGGTAATTACTATAACAGGATGTATTTTGTTAAGCCGGACGGTTCGTGGGAGAAGTACGATAAGCGCCACCTTTTTTCATTCTCCGGTGAGGATAAAGTATACACCGCCGGAAAGGATCGGGTAGTGGTGAACTATAAAGGCTTCCGGATTTTGCTTCAGGTCTGTTACGACCTTAGATTCCCTGTATTTTCACGGAATAATAACGATTATGATCTCGCGTTATATTTAGCCAACTGGCCCGAGAAACGGGTCACGGCGTGGGAACACCTCCTGAAAGCGCGGGCTATTGAAAATTTGTCAGGCGTTTTTGGACTTAACCGAATAGGTACAGATGGTAATGACCTGGTATACACCGAAAGTTCACATGCTTTTTTCGCTGATGGAACTGAGCTCAGTACAAAAGAAGGAAATATTATTTCGGCCGAGTTTGATCTGACTGAGTTGCAGGACTTCCGCAGTCATTTCCGCTTTCTGGACGACCGCGACAGCTTCAGTATTAACAGTTAA
- a CDS encoding aminodeoxychorismate synthase component I: MKPPFHPNFDRMDALSQERMPFFFIADFLMHRVEVYTIAELCSNEIRISFPKFSHYCSVEPVDSSLNMQAFPETIDDYKKGFRTVQDNLKFGNSYLMNYTRKTEITVDRTLDEIFHLVEAKYKVLYRDMFVFFSPETFIEIAGDRIFTHPMKGTIDASLPNAAEALKNDKKEKAEHYTVVDLLRNDLSMVADDVQLDAFQRIDFIKTRQKDLFAMSSEISGKLKPEFNGKVGSILKTLLPAGSILGAPKKKTLEILLEAEKYDRGFYTGVCGWFDGANLDSCVMIRFMEKEGDKLYFKSGGGITHLSRLEDEYEEMKNKIYVPVP, translated from the coding sequence ATGAAACCTCCTTTTCATCCTAATTTCGACAGAATGGATGCGCTTTCGCAAGAGCGGATGCCATTTTTTTTTATTGCCGATTTTTTGATGCACAGGGTGGAGGTTTACACCATTGCTGAACTGTGCAGTAATGAGATCAGAATCAGTTTTCCGAAGTTCAGTCATTATTGCTCTGTAGAACCAGTGGATTCTTCTTTAAATATGCAGGCTTTTCCTGAAACCATTGACGACTATAAGAAAGGTTTCAGAACAGTTCAGGACAATCTGAAGTTTGGTAATTCGTACCTGATGAATTACACCCGGAAGACGGAAATTACGGTGGACCGTACCTTAGACGAAATTTTCCATCTGGTGGAGGCAAAATATAAGGTTTTGTACAGGGATATGTTCGTCTTTTTTTCACCTGAAACCTTTATCGAGATCGCGGGCGACAGAATTTTCACCCATCCTATGAAAGGCACCATCGATGCATCACTTCCCAATGCTGCCGAAGCACTCAAGAACGATAAAAAGGAAAAAGCGGAACATTATACCGTTGTAGATCTGCTGCGCAATGACCTGAGCATGGTGGCAGATGATGTGCAACTGGATGCGTTTCAGCGTATTGATTTTATCAAAACCAGACAGAAAGACCTTTTCGCCATGAGTTCTGAGATTTCCGGTAAGTTGAAACCGGAATTTAATGGTAAAGTAGGAAGTATCCTCAAAACTCTTTTGCCGGCGGGATCGATATTGGGTGCGCCGAAGAAGAAGACTCTCGAAATTTTGCTCGAGGCGGAAAAATACGACCGCGGCTTCTATACCGGTGTTTGTGGCTGGTTCGACGGTGCCAACCTGGATTCGTGCGTGATGATCAGGTTTATGGAAAAGGAGGGAGATAAACTGTACTTTAAAAGCGGCGGCGGAATCACCCACTTAAGCAGGCTGGAAGACGAATATGAGGAAATGAAAAATAAGATTTATGTCCCTGTTCCTTGA
- a CDS encoding AI-2E family transporter, whose translation MPNRKHQISGVKIKQVFLILIITALLALIVSNLSLFIPSLLGAVTLYIVCRRFNFYLQEDREWKPVWSSLLIILVCVVVLVIPVYLIGDMIIAKMGDSKEYMQKFNVFLDKIHDFIYSRTKFDILSKENLTKVKDYVGRISTSAVSSTFNTLSIVLSMFFMLYFMLEKPRLFERLIGSATPLKKANINLIAEKFRKLVIANAVGIPVVALGQGIVAMVGYYIFGAPSPMLLFGLTAVTSMIPIVGGAMVYVPVGIFMIAEGDTTGGVGLLIYCMIVVGLTDNILRFTLLKRLENIHPLNTVFGIIMGMNLFGFMGLIFGPILVSMTVLLIQVYRDEFSDDDTPELELPEPKEIEKKIDLTI comes from the coding sequence ATGCCTAACAGAAAGCATCAGATTAGTGGCGTGAAGATAAAGCAGGTTTTCCTGATACTTATTATTACCGCTTTGCTTGCACTCATTGTAAGTAATTTAAGCTTATTTATACCTTCCCTGCTGGGTGCCGTAACCCTGTATATCGTGTGCAGGCGGTTCAACTTCTATCTTCAGGAGGACCGCGAGTGGAAACCGGTCTGGTCTTCTTTACTCATCATCCTGGTATGCGTGGTAGTTCTTGTAATTCCCGTATACCTGATTGGCGACATGATCATCGCAAAAATGGGCGACTCCAAGGAATATATGCAGAAGTTTAATGTCTTTCTGGATAAAATCCATGATTTTATTTATTCCCGCACCAAATTCGATATCCTGAGTAAAGAGAACCTGACAAAGGTCAAGGATTATGTTGGTAGAATTTCGACGTCCGCAGTAAGCAGCACCTTTAATACACTGTCAATTGTTCTGTCAATGTTTTTCATGCTTTATTTTATGCTCGAGAAGCCAAGACTGTTTGAAAGGCTCATTGGTTCGGCAACACCGCTGAAAAAAGCAAACATCAATCTTATTGCTGAGAAATTCCGGAAACTGGTTATTGCAAATGCGGTAGGCATCCCTGTTGTAGCGCTGGGGCAAGGCATTGTAGCCATGGTTGGATACTACATCTTCGGAGCCCCCAGTCCTATGCTCCTGTTTGGTCTCACAGCCGTAACATCTATGATACCAATTGTGGGTGGTGCTATGGTGTATGTTCCTGTAGGCATCTTTATGATTGCAGAAGGCGATACCACAGGCGGAGTTGGACTGCTGATCTATTGTATGATTGTGGTAGGATTAACAGATAATATTCTGCGCTTTACCCTTTTGAAAAGATTGGAAAATATACATCCCCTCAATACGGTTTTCGGCATCATTATGGGGATGAATCTTTTTGGTTTTATGGGCCTGATCTTCGGTCCTATATTAGTTTCGATGACTGTATTATTGATACAGGTGTACCGCGATGAGTTCTCAGATGATGATACTCCTGAGCTGGAATTGCCGGAACCAAAAGAAATTGAGAAAAAAATTGATTTAACGATTTAA
- a CDS encoding DUF5686 family protein codes for MNNTYWPRLLTIALLLLSFYPAAQTDERQMEEIVLTKGKKVYKSKKENPAYAIMQEVWKRKRNNGLDKFDTYSFREYEKIQFDMANIDSAFMNRKVFKKLDFIFDYADSAANGNLALPLFLNESVYTNIGQNNPSKRKKRLLVAQKTSGFEDNQIVTLTAKNLYKEIDIYDNTINYFDIGFQSPVSRDGFSTYNYELMDTLTLNGQEVYHIRYEPRRSDVLAFEGQLYISTDHYAVTQATLRSTNKMSVNFVNGIFTELEYDNPNDSTFLPKKYRTVLDLSAFSKSKNAKSLTATRSVDYTDYKFNPALSAVDFETKEAELSEDFIRKDDQYWEAARIDSLNQQEKGIYEMLEKLEETPRFRRITKTYETFASGYYNVGKAVDIGDLYSIYGNNEVEGHRIRLGGRTYFSQNDDWRIQGYGAYGFKDRKFKYGAEAKYMFNKVNRFTIGAGTRRDVMQLGVQLTTDDGIMSRSFASSSVFGRGENASLSSVNQTNVFVAIDPLKNFTVRLDGTLQSIKSANEEGFNLYYHDNDGMLRKTVNDSHVTLSLIARPGAKFSQTGVDRYEHSTLAPTIVVKYTRGLENVFNADYGYNKLQFMFFKPMLIGSWGKSFISLEAGKNFNAVPLALQNVIPGNQSYSLVANTFSQLNYYEFVADTYTTGHLEHHFNGKILSFIPLIKKLKLREVAFIRGAYGTLSEASKNINVEGYKYSAPDRNIYYEYGFGIENIGWGNLRFLRVDFNWRGNYLNNPNIEKFGIKAGIQFFY; via the coding sequence GTGAATAACACCTACTGGCCAAGGCTTTTGACAATTGCACTGCTTCTCCTTTCTTTTTATCCTGCAGCGCAGACCGATGAAAGGCAAATGGAGGAAATAGTCCTTACAAAGGGAAAAAAAGTTTATAAGAGCAAAAAGGAAAACCCCGCCTATGCAATTATGCAGGAAGTCTGGAAACGGAAACGCAACAACGGCCTGGATAAATTTGACACCTACTCCTTTCGCGAATATGAAAAAATCCAGTTTGATATGGCTAATATCGACAGTGCATTCATGAACCGTAAAGTTTTTAAGAAGCTGGATTTTATATTTGATTATGCAGATTCTGCCGCCAACGGTAATCTGGCACTGCCCCTTTTTCTTAATGAGTCTGTCTACACCAACATTGGCCAAAATAATCCTTCCAAAAGAAAGAAACGGCTCCTGGTAGCGCAGAAGACTTCCGGATTCGAGGACAACCAGATCGTTACTCTAACTGCGAAGAACCTTTACAAGGAAATCGACATTTATGACAACACCATCAATTACTTCGACATTGGTTTCCAAAGTCCTGTATCACGCGACGGGTTCAGCACCTATAACTACGAGCTTATGGATACCCTTACCCTGAACGGGCAGGAGGTTTATCACATCCGTTATGAACCACGCCGGTCTGATGTGCTGGCCTTTGAAGGGCAACTCTATATTTCTACAGATCATTACGCCGTGACACAGGCCACGCTTCGTTCTACAAATAAAATGAGTGTAAACTTCGTGAACGGCATCTTTACCGAACTGGAATACGATAACCCCAACGACAGCACCTTTCTTCCAAAAAAATACCGCACGGTGCTGGACCTTTCTGCTTTTTCCAAAAGTAAAAACGCCAAAAGCCTTACCGCCACACGAAGTGTAGACTATACGGACTATAAGTTTAACCCTGCCCTGTCCGCTGTCGACTTTGAAACAAAAGAAGCCGAACTGAGTGAGGATTTTATCCGTAAAGATGACCAGTATTGGGAGGCCGCACGTATCGACTCCTTAAACCAACAGGAAAAAGGAATTTATGAAATGCTGGAAAAACTGGAAGAGACTCCCCGCTTCCGCCGGATCACCAAAACCTACGAAACATTTGCCTCCGGATATTATAATGTGGGAAAGGCTGTTGATATAGGCGATTTGTACTCCATCTACGGTAATAATGAAGTGGAAGGCCACCGTATCCGCCTGGGAGGCCGCACGTATTTTTCTCAGAACGATGACTGGCGCATTCAGGGCTATGGCGCTTATGGTTTCAAAGACCGTAAGTTTAAATACGGTGCAGAGGCCAAATACATGTTCAATAAAGTGAACCGGTTTACCATCGGCGCAGGCACCAGAAGGGATGTCATGCAACTGGGTGTACAGCTTACTACGGACGACGGAATCATGTCCCGCAGCTTTGCCTCGTCCTCTGTATTCGGAAGGGGTGAGAACGCCTCTTTAAGCTCGGTAAACCAAACGAATGTATTTGTCGCTATTGATCCGCTGAAGAATTTCACAGTGAGGCTGGACGGCACGCTACAAAGTATAAAATCGGCCAATGAGGAAGGATTCAACCTGTATTATCATGATAACGACGGCATGCTGCGTAAAACAGTAAATGATTCCCATGTTACCCTCAGCCTGATTGCAAGACCCGGTGCTAAATTCTCGCAAACCGGTGTGGACCGGTACGAGCACAGTACGCTGGCTCCAACCATCGTGGTGAAATATACCCGCGGGCTGGAAAACGTATTCAATGCTGACTACGGCTATAACAAGCTGCAGTTTATGTTTTTTAAGCCGATGCTTATCGGAAGCTGGGGAAAGTCCTTCATCAGCCTGGAGGCAGGAAAGAACTTCAATGCGGTACCACTGGCGCTTCAGAATGTAATTCCGGGAAACCAGTCGTACAGTTTGGTGGCCAACACCTTTTCACAGCTTAATTACTATGAATTTGTAGCTGATACGTATACTACAGGACATCTGGAACACCACTTCAACGGGAAGATTCTGTCATTTATTCCTTTGATTAAAAAACTTAAACTGCGGGAAGTGGCATTTATCCGCGGCGCATACGGCACCCTTAGTGAAGCTTCAAAAAACATTAATGTAGAAGGCTATAAATACTCGGCACCGGACCGTAATATCTACTATGAATACGGCTTCGGCATTGAGAATATAGGCTGGGGTAACCTCAGGTTCCTGCGTGTAGACTTTAACTGGCGGGGGAATTACCTGAACAATCCTAACATTGAAAAGTTCGGAATCAAAGCCGGAATACAGTTCTTTTACTAG
- a CDS encoding thioredoxin family protein has product MSQKFQELIQSDRPVLIDFFATWCGPCKVQSSVLTTVKDNIGEAARIIKIDVDQYPAIAAQYGVRGVPTLAVFKQGELLWKESGVHDVNTLTDLLTKFAGEN; this is encoded by the coding sequence ATGTCACAAAAATTTCAGGAATTAATCCAGTCCGACAGACCTGTTCTTATAGACTTCTTTGCCACCTGGTGTGGTCCGTGCAAAGTGCAGTCTTCGGTACTTACAACTGTAAAAGATAATATTGGCGAGGCTGCCAGAATCATCAAAATAGATGTAGATCAGTACCCAGCCATCGCAGCTCAATACGGCGTTCGCGGAGTTCCGACCCTTGCCGTTTTTAAGCAGGGTGAGCTTTTATGGAAAGAAAGCGGCGTACATGATGTGAACACCCTTACAGACCTGTTGACAAAATTTGCCGGGGAAAATTAA
- a CDS encoding beta-carotene 15,15'-monooxygenase: MENFSEFELQGTAPQRNFSDIIGHAFNTYVKIIGWSILVTLLTVVVSIIFSAISGPLVGYNALESQAEMEELMRDGSFASGNFVSAMMGIPGYMESILLSTVLSLLMYPVYAGYVNAMHRANTGQNVSLGDFFIGFRQNTLQFIIFGLIMAIAMVIGLMLCVIPVFFIIPFFFLGIPFILFENAGAIDALKKSFSTAGSNYGTILAVSFVSLIITVAGIILCGIGILLTAPFFYAAMYSVYCAYFGVPRETQTVAR; this comes from the coding sequence ATGGAGAATTTCAGTGAATTTGAATTGCAGGGAACTGCCCCACAGCGCAATTTCAGCGACATTATCGGTCATGCTTTCAACACTTATGTAAAGATTATAGGATGGAGCATCCTTGTAACTCTTCTTACTGTGGTGGTAAGCATTATATTTTCAGCCATATCCGGACCCCTGGTGGGTTATAACGCACTGGAGTCACAGGCGGAGATGGAAGAACTTATGAGAGACGGATCTTTTGCTTCCGGCAATTTCGTTTCGGCTATGATGGGAATACCCGGTTATATGGAGAGCATTCTTCTGTCTACAGTACTTAGCCTTCTGATGTATCCCGTGTATGCAGGTTATGTAAATGCCATGCACCGGGCAAATACAGGCCAGAACGTTTCTCTGGGAGACTTTTTTATAGGGTTCCGTCAGAACACCTTGCAGTTTATCATTTTCGGTTTAATAATGGCCATTGCAATGGTTATAGGTTTGATGCTGTGTGTTATTCCTGTATTTTTTATCATTCCCTTCTTCTTTCTGGGAATTCCGTTCATCCTTTTTGAAAATGCCGGCGCAATAGATGCACTGAAGAAAAGTTTCAGCACGGCAGGTTCCAATTACGGAACAATTCTCGCGGTTAGTTTTGTATCCCTTATCATCACGGTGGCCGGGATAATTCTGTGCGGGATTGGTATATTACTTACGGCACCATTTTTCTATGCAGCAATGTATTCCGTGTACTGCGCTTACTTTGGGGTTCCGCGCGAAACGCAAACCGTAGCCAGGTAG
- the rseP gene encoding RIP metalloprotease RseP encodes MELTIQIFQFILSISILVILHELGHFLPARWFRTRAEKFFLFFDPYFSLFSMKKINGQWKFKFISQNLPDTETVLINGERKEVPINIDALPDSDWRKHPESTKYGIGWLPLGGYVKIAGMVDESMDTEQLKKPAEPYEFRSKPAWQRLIIMLGGVTVNFFLAWLIYSCLSFFNGETYRDLNKFENGIGVMGSGQKMGFKNGDKILKVDGKPVDRYETASLNILFSNEVTVERDGKEHTFAVDEDGIAEVIRQREAKLYLTPRFKTVVDSLLPNSAAMKAGLQKGDEIVSVNGKKTVFFDELSEELGNNKGKPVRLGIVRASTPSEVTANVTKDGKLGFAFDANELQKSDDLVKVTREYSFFEAIPRGFTRTIDALTTQVKQFRIIFNSKIQGYKSVGGPIAIVKMMPVETDADGSFSINWPAFWSFTAMFSVWLAFLNLIPIPGLDGGHVMFTLWEIITGKPVPQKVLENAQMIGVIFLLGLMLLIFGNDIFKIFTGKI; translated from the coding sequence ATGGAATTAACGATTCAGATCTTTCAATTTATCCTCAGTATATCCATTCTGGTCATCCTTCACGAACTTGGGCATTTCCTGCCCGCCAGATGGTTCCGTACCCGCGCAGAGAAATTTTTCCTGTTTTTTGATCCCTACTTTTCACTGTTTTCCATGAAGAAAATCAACGGACAGTGGAAATTCAAATTTATATCCCAAAACCTTCCTGACACAGAAACCGTTCTTATAAACGGAGAAAGGAAAGAAGTTCCAATCAATATCGATGCACTGCCGGACAGCGACTGGCGCAAGCACCCGGAAAGTACAAAATACGGTATTGGGTGGTTACCTCTGGGTGGTTATGTTAAAATTGCCGGGATGGTAGACGAAAGTATGGATACTGAGCAGCTGAAAAAGCCTGCTGAGCCTTACGAGTTCCGCAGCAAACCGGCCTGGCAGCGTCTGATTATTATGTTAGGAGGTGTTACAGTTAATTTCTTTCTTGCCTGGTTGATCTATTCATGCCTAAGCTTTTTTAACGGCGAAACCTACCGTGACCTCAATAAATTTGAAAACGGCATCGGCGTTATGGGTTCCGGACAGAAAATGGGATTCAAAAATGGCGATAAGATCCTCAAAGTGGACGGCAAACCTGTGGACAGATATGAAACAGCATCATTAAATATCCTTTTCAGCAATGAGGTTACTGTAGAAAGAGATGGCAAGGAACACACTTTTGCTGTAGATGAAGACGGTATTGCCGAGGTAATCCGCCAGCGTGAGGCTAAACTTTACCTTACTCCGAGGTTTAAAACTGTTGTGGATTCGCTGCTTCCAAACAGTGCGGCGATGAAAGCAGGACTGCAGAAAGGTGATGAGATTGTATCCGTAAACGGAAAAAAGACGGTTTTCTTTGATGAACTCTCAGAAGAGCTCGGTAACAACAAAGGAAAACCGGTTCGTCTGGGCATTGTAAGAGCCAGCACTCCTTCGGAAGTGACTGCCAATGTAACAAAAGACGGGAAGTTAGGATTTGCATTTGATGCAAATGAACTTCAGAAATCCGACGATCTGGTTAAGGTAACCCGGGAATACAGTTTCTTTGAAGCAATTCCGCGCGGATTCACCAGAACCATTGACGCACTTACCACACAGGTAAAACAGTTCAGAATTATCTTTAATTCCAAGATTCAGGGATATAAAAGTGTTGGCGGACCGATTGCCATTGTAAAAATGATGCCTGTAGAAACAGATGCAGACGGTAGCTTCAGCATTAACTGGCCTGCCTTCTGGAGTTTTACTGCCATGTTCTCAGTATGGCTGGCCTTCCTGAACCTGATCCCAATTCCGGGTCTGGATGGCGGACATGTGATGTTTACTCTTTGGGAAATCATCACCGGGAAGCCAGTACCACAGAAAGTGCTTGAAAATGCGCAGATGATTGGGGTGATTTTTCTTTTGGGTCTTATGCTGCTGATCTTCGGCAATGATATCTTTAAAATTTTTACAGGTAAAATTTAA